Proteins from one Laribacter hongkongensis DSM 14985 genomic window:
- a CDS encoding CobW family GTP-binding protein has protein sequence MTARTPVNLVTGFLGAGKTSTILSLLAGKPAGETWAVIVNEFGEIGIDGAVLGDRDGLAMREIAGGCLCCVTGPQLTVTVARLIREVRPARLLIEASGLAHASNLVDDLRRDPLGQALDVQAVLAVVDPRQFVDLQYRQQPVYHDQIAIADVLVVTRCSLAGPAGMAEFHRQAAALFPPKTAIVEAGSAGLTPALLDLPARPASRFRLPRQTPQTGLVTSGFVWPPEAVFDPDRVTALFDRLKEQVPGLVRAKAVFNLGQQYVWLNWTDGYWGAQPVSWRRDSRFELIAPAEAPESLAAGLDACLVSPSS, from the coding sequence ATGACGGCTCGCACCCCCGTCAATCTGGTGACCGGCTTTCTGGGGGCCGGCAAGACCAGCACCATCCTCTCTTTGCTGGCCGGCAAGCCCGCTGGCGAAACCTGGGCCGTCATCGTCAACGAGTTCGGCGAGATCGGCATTGACGGCGCCGTACTGGGCGACCGCGACGGACTCGCCATGCGCGAAATCGCCGGAGGTTGCCTGTGCTGCGTCACCGGCCCTCAGCTCACCGTTACCGTGGCGCGCCTGATCCGCGAAGTGCGGCCGGCCCGCCTGCTGATCGAAGCCAGCGGGCTGGCACATGCCTCCAACCTGGTCGATGATCTGCGCCGTGATCCCCTGGGGCAGGCGCTGGACGTGCAGGCCGTGCTGGCCGTGGTCGATCCGCGCCAGTTTGTCGACCTCCAGTACCGCCAGCAGCCGGTCTACCACGACCAGATCGCCATTGCCGACGTGCTGGTAGTGACCAGGTGCAGCCTTGCCGGCCCGGCCGGCATGGCAGAATTCCACCGCCAGGCTGCTGCCCTGTTTCCACCCAAGACCGCCATTGTCGAAGCCGGCAGCGCCGGGCTGACACCGGCCTTGCTGGACTTGCCGGCCCGGCCCGCCAGCCGCTTCCGCCTGCCCCGGCAGACACCGCAGACCGGACTGGTTACCAGCGGTTTTGTCTGGCCGCCCGAAGCCGTGTTCGACCCGGACCGGGTCACCGCCCTGTTTGACCGGCTCAAGGAGCAGGTGCCGGGGCTGGTGCGGGCCAAGGCGGTATTCAACCTCGGACAGCAATACGTCTGGCTGAACTGGACCGATGGCTACTGGGGTGCCCAGCCGGTCAGCTGGCGGCGCGACAGCCGTTTTGAACTGATTGCGCCAGCCGAAGCGCCGGAATCGCTGGCTGCCGGACTGGATGCCTGTCTGGTTTCTCCTTCTTCCTGA
- a CDS encoding pyridoxal phosphate-dependent aminotransferase, translating to MELSHRVNAIKESPTLAITAKAQKLKAEGRDVVALAAGEPDFDTPDHIKAAAIEAINKGFTKYTPVSGTPALKKAIVEKFKRDNGLEYAANQVLVSVGGKQSFYNLCQAYINDGDEVIIPAPYWVSYPDMTILAGGVPVVVECGIEQGYKLSPAQLEAAITPKTRMLVINSPSNPTGAVYTLEELKALGEVLKKHPNILVASDDMYEHVMLGDTKFYNILNACPELKEQVIVLNGVSKAYSMTGWRIGYAAGPQKLIKAMENIQSQSTSNPTSISQVAAQAALEGDQGCITPMLKAFNERHVYVVDRFNKMRGLKCLRAGGAFYAFVDAREAIKLLAAEGKIAGATDMALGTYLLEAQDVAVVPGSAFGAEGYFRISFATSMQNLEKALDRIEKALA from the coding sequence GTGGAACTCTCGCATCGCGTAAATGCCATCAAGGAATCTCCGACGCTGGCCATTACTGCCAAGGCACAAAAACTGAAGGCCGAAGGCCGTGACGTGGTGGCACTGGCTGCCGGTGAGCCGGATTTCGATACTCCGGACCACATCAAGGCTGCCGCAATCGAAGCGATCAACAAGGGCTTCACCAAGTACACCCCGGTGTCCGGCACTCCGGCCCTCAAGAAAGCCATCGTCGAAAAATTCAAGCGCGACAACGGCCTTGAATACGCTGCCAACCAAGTCCTGGTTTCGGTCGGCGGCAAGCAGAGCTTCTACAACCTCTGCCAGGCTTACATCAACGATGGTGACGAAGTCATCATCCCGGCACCGTACTGGGTCAGCTACCCGGACATGACCATCCTCGCCGGCGGCGTGCCGGTTGTGGTCGAGTGTGGCATTGAGCAGGGCTACAAGCTGAGCCCGGCCCAGCTGGAAGCTGCCATCACCCCCAAGACCAGGATGCTGGTCATCAACAGCCCGTCCAACCCGACCGGCGCGGTCTACACCCTTGAAGAACTCAAGGCGCTGGGCGAAGTGCTGAAAAAGCACCCGAACATTCTGGTGGCCTCGGATGACATGTACGAACACGTCATGCTCGGCGACACGAAGTTCTACAACATCCTGAACGCCTGCCCGGAACTGAAGGAACAGGTCATCGTCCTCAACGGCGTCTCCAAGGCCTATTCGATGACCGGCTGGCGCATCGGCTATGCAGCCGGCCCGCAAAAGCTGATCAAGGCGATGGAAAACATCCAGTCGCAGAGCACTTCCAACCCGACCTCGATTTCGCAGGTGGCCGCCCAGGCCGCACTGGAAGGCGACCAAGGCTGCATCACCCCGATGCTCAAGGCCTTCAACGAGCGTCACGTCTACGTGGTTGACCGCTTCAACAAGATGCGCGGCCTGAAGTGCCTGCGTGCCGGCGGCGCGTTCTACGCCTTTGTCGATGCCCGCGAAGCCATCAAGCTGCTGGCTGCCGAAGGCAAGATCGCCGGAGCCACCGACATGGCACTGGGCACCTATCTGCTCGAAGCCCAGGACGTGGCCGTGGTGCCGGGTTCGGCTTTCGGTGCTGAAGGCTACTTCCGCATTTCCTTCGCCACCAGCATGCAAAACCTCGAAAAAGCGCTCGACCGTATCGAAAAGGCACTGGCCTGA
- a CDS encoding 6-phosphogluconolactonase, which produces MRRFHVFDTATDAVLAAARHLLHLTEYALRARQTARLALAGGQTPVPLYDWLAHAPEGRAVLGRPEVIVCPTDERWVPAGHPRSNADLLYRHLVTPLVSHAPPALHAWLVTASSPLAAATDMASWLEHWRLPHDALPRLDVALLGLGDDGHTASLFSPKDGKSGLTAVTRAPDGEIRLSFSIPVLAAAHARMFLVLGPSKAAALKAVWCDEQHPAALLADADWFVDVAAARRLEG; this is translated from the coding sequence ATGAGACGCTTTCATGTTTTCGATACAGCTACCGATGCAGTCCTGGCTGCCGCCCGGCACCTGCTGCACCTGACCGAATACGCCTTGCGTGCCCGGCAGACTGCCCGGCTGGCACTGGCAGGTGGACAGACCCCCGTTCCCCTGTATGACTGGCTGGCCCACGCCCCGGAAGGCCGGGCCGTGCTGGGCCGTCCGGAGGTCATCGTCTGCCCGACAGACGAGCGCTGGGTGCCAGCTGGCCATCCGCGCAGCAACGCAGACCTGTTGTACCGGCATCTGGTCACTCCGCTGGTCAGTCACGCTCCACCGGCACTGCACGCCTGGCTAGTCACGGCATCGTCGCCCCTGGCCGCGGCCACCGACATGGCCAGCTGGCTGGAACACTGGCGCCTGCCGCACGACGCCCTGCCCCGCCTCGATGTCGCCCTCCTGGGACTGGGTGACGATGGCCACACGGCCTCGCTGTTCAGCCCTAAGGACGGCAAATCCGGCCTGACGGCAGTCACCCGTGCCCCGGACGGCGAAATCCGCCTGAGCTTCAGCATCCCCGTGCTGGCCGCTGCCCATGCCCGCATGTTTCTGGTGCTTGGTCCGTCCAAGGCTGCCGCCCTGAAGGCCGTCTGGTGCGATGAGCAGCATCCTGCGGCCCTGCTGGCCGACGCTGACTGGTTTGTCGACGTGGCGGCAGCCCGCCGGCTGGAGGGGTAA
- a CDS encoding lecithin retinol acyltransferase family protein, translating into MQRGDHLVTARTGYEHHGLYLGQGRVIHYTPEGVLLASLDGFCAGQSCRVQPHPHRHHDAAASIRRAYRRLHEQGYSLLFNNCEHFVTWCIEGTSGSSQVRNAAVVTASVPAAVALSRIRPVPVRPDLVQMVASQMTAPVVPAGSGSAVAALTGSATATGLLATPAAGAVLTTGLLATPAAPVALAVATGAAVGWGIRKLWEQFD; encoded by the coding sequence ATGCAACGTGGCGATCATCTGGTTACGGCCCGCACTGGCTACGAACATCATGGCCTGTATCTGGGTCAGGGCCGGGTCATTCATTACACCCCGGAAGGCGTGCTGCTCGCATCCCTGGACGGCTTTTGTGCCGGCCAGTCCTGTCGGGTCCAACCGCACCCTCACCGGCATCATGATGCCGCTGCCAGCATCCGCCGGGCTTACCGGCGGCTGCATGAACAGGGCTACAGCCTGTTGTTCAACAACTGCGAGCACTTTGTCACCTGGTGCATCGAGGGCACGTCCGGAAGCAGTCAGGTCCGCAATGCCGCCGTTGTGACGGCATCCGTCCCGGCTGCGGTGGCCTTGTCACGCATCCGTCCGGTCCCGGTACGGCCGGACCTGGTCCAGATGGTGGCCAGCCAGATGACCGCTCCGGTTGTGCCAGCCGGCTCGGGAAGTGCCGTGGCGGCCCTGACCGGTTCGGCAACCGCAACCGGTTTGTTGGCGACTCCTGCGGCCGGAGCGGTCCTGACGACCGGGCTGCTGGCAACGCCAGCTGCACCCGTAGCCCTGGCTGTGGCAACAGGCGCTGCCGTGGGCTGGGGAATCAGGAAGCTGTGGGAACAGTTTGACTGA
- a CDS encoding c-type cytochrome, which translates to MKHRLMVAAALAASCAFSAQAFAAADPVQERQAIFKEYKKTFGAMGDMVKGKTAYDQAAFAKLAVKMEQLSKQPWQHFPAGSDKGKSEAQPAVWTKPAEFKKEIDTFEGRAAVLAKAAAAAKTVADVKPAFGAAGQSCKSCHDGFKKS; encoded by the coding sequence ATGAAACATCGCCTTATGGTTGCAGCCGCCCTGGCCGCCAGCTGTGCTTTCTCGGCCCAGGCATTCGCTGCGGCAGACCCGGTGCAGGAACGCCAAGCCATTTTCAAGGAATACAAGAAAACCTTCGGCGCCATGGGTGATATGGTCAAGGGCAAGACCGCCTACGACCAGGCTGCCTTTGCCAAGCTGGCTGTGAAGATGGAACAGCTGTCGAAGCAGCCGTGGCAGCATTTCCCGGCCGGCAGCGACAAGGGCAAGAGCGAAGCCCAGCCGGCCGTCTGGACCAAGCCGGCAGAATTCAAGAAAGAGATCGACACGTTTGAAGGCCGTGCTGCCGTGCTGGCCAAGGCTGCTGCTGCTGCCAAGACCGTTGCCGACGTCAAGCCGGCCTTTGGTGCCGCTGGCCAGTCGTGCAAGTCCTGCCACGACGGCTTCAAGAAGAGCTGA
- a CDS encoding metal ABC transporter permease encodes MSFHELVLSPFAEFAFMRRALVACLALALGCGPIGLFLVMRRMSLMGDAMSHAVLPGAAVGFILAGLSLPAMSVGGFAAGVLVVLAAGLVSRYTAIREDASLAAFYLMSLALGVLLVSHFGSNVDLIHILFGSVLAIDDAALLLVAGISTLSMVVLALIYRPLLLDSFDPVFLQSVGVRSNGYYLVFMVLVVLNLVAGFQAMGTLMAVGLMMIPAITARLWANSIGRMMGVSVLVAMLSGGVGLLLSYHLDLPSGPAIVLAAGGLYLLSLLLAPFGGWLPRVFRSRHLAG; translated from the coding sequence ATGAGCTTTCACGAACTGGTGTTGTCGCCGTTTGCCGAATTCGCCTTCATGCGCCGGGCGCTGGTGGCGTGTCTGGCGCTGGCGCTGGGCTGCGGGCCGATCGGCCTGTTTCTGGTGATGCGCCGCATGAGCCTGATGGGCGATGCCATGAGCCATGCGGTGCTGCCGGGTGCGGCGGTGGGATTCATCCTGGCCGGACTGAGCCTGCCGGCGATGTCGGTGGGCGGCTTTGCTGCCGGCGTGCTGGTGGTGCTGGCTGCCGGCCTGGTGTCGCGCTACACCGCCATCCGCGAGGATGCCAGCCTGGCGGCGTTTTACCTGATGTCGCTGGCGCTGGGCGTGCTGCTGGTTTCACACTTTGGCAGTAACGTTGACCTGATCCACATCCTGTTCGGCAGCGTGCTGGCGATCGACGATGCAGCGCTGCTGCTGGTGGCAGGCATTTCCACCCTGTCGATGGTGGTGCTGGCGCTGATCTACCGGCCCTTGCTGCTCGACAGTTTCGATCCGGTGTTCCTGCAATCGGTCGGTGTGCGCAGCAACGGTTATTACTTGGTGTTCATGGTGCTGGTGGTGCTCAATCTGGTGGCCGGTTTTCAGGCCATGGGCACGCTGATGGCGGTGGGGCTGATGATGATTCCGGCCATTACCGCCCGGCTGTGGGCCAATTCGATCGGCCGCATGATGGGCGTGTCGGTGCTGGTGGCGATGCTGTCGGGCGGGGTGGGGCTCTTGCTGTCGTACCACCTTGACCTGCCCAGCGGGCCGGCCATTGTCCTGGCCGCCGGCGGGCTGTATCTGCTGTCGCTGTTGCTGGCGCCGTTTGGCGGCTGGCTGCCGCGGGTGTTCCGCAGCCGTCATCTGGCTGGTTGA
- a CDS encoding transcriptional repressor yields MNHAADFLEAADRHCQARGVRLTDTRRRVLELALAQSGVVKAYDVLAALQKERGQVAPPTVYRALDFLLAQGLLHRVDALNGFIVCQHLDCPHESLTLVCETCGRVTEFDGSDTLAALRAAAAASGFQARRADVVLSGTCRECQA; encoded by the coding sequence ATGAATCACGCTGCCGACTTTCTCGAGGCTGCCGACCGGCATTGCCAGGCCCGGGGAGTGCGCCTGACCGATACCCGGCGCCGGGTGCTGGAGCTGGCACTGGCACAGAGCGGTGTCGTCAAGGCCTATGACGTACTGGCGGCCCTGCAAAAAGAACGCGGCCAGGTGGCTCCGCCGACGGTCTACCGGGCGCTGGATTTCCTGCTGGCCCAGGGCCTGCTGCACCGGGTGGACGCCCTGAACGGGTTTATCGTCTGCCAGCATCTTGATTGCCCGCACGAAAGCCTGACCCTGGTCTGCGAAACCTGCGGCCGGGTGACCGAATTCGACGGCAGCGACACGCTGGCCGCCTTGCGGGCGGCCGCCGCCGCCTCCGGCTTCCAGGCCCGGCGCGCCGACGTGGTGCTGTCCGGCACATGCCGGGAGTGCCAGGCATGA
- a CDS encoding DUF4870 family protein, whose product MYEPVVRSAGPQLKTLTLVVYGLQALSLLTVITLLVGVIVNYVKLDDVRGTLYESHFRWQIRTFWWSCVWGLLSALTWWIFGLGFLIGGVAFVWFIYRVVRGFLNLNDGKSMPL is encoded by the coding sequence ATGTACGAACCCGTTGTCCGGTCCGCTGGTCCGCAACTCAAAACCCTGACGCTGGTGGTCTATGGCCTGCAGGCGCTTTCCCTGCTGACCGTGATCACGCTGCTGGTTGGCGTGATTGTTAACTACGTCAAACTTGATGACGTCAGGGGCACGCTGTACGAAAGCCATTTCCGCTGGCAGATCCGCACCTTCTGGTGGTCTTGTGTCTGGGGGCTGCTGTCGGCGCTGACATGGTGGATTTTCGGTCTGGGCTTCCTGATCGGCGGCGTGGCATTTGTCTGGTTCATCTACCGGGTCGTCCGGGGTTTCCTCAACCTCAACGATGGCAAAAGCATGCCCTTATGA
- the rarD gene encoding EamA family transporter RarD has protein sequence MATSDSSSSRSGIAAAFGCYLCWGLFPLYWIPLQQVPAMQILGHRMVWSALLIVGILVWRRHWQWLLPVWRQPRQLGVFALSASLLACNWLTFIWAVNNGHVIEASLGYFINPLVNILLGRMVLGERLNRIQLAAISVSVAGVAWLTWQVGSLPWIALVLAGTFGVYGLMRKMAPMASLEGLALETFLLFPVALGGLLWLEWQGQGVFGHAPLAIDWLLVGTGAVTTIPLLLFAAAARRLTLTTLGFFQYLAPSIQFFIGLTVFREPFDAQRLVGFGLIWCALLIYSMPALARLVRRPGRALA, from the coding sequence ATGGCCACATCCGATTCGTCGTCGTCCCGTTCCGGCATTGCTGCCGCATTTGGCTGCTATCTGTGCTGGGGACTTTTCCCGCTGTACTGGATTCCCCTGCAACAGGTGCCGGCCATGCAGATCCTCGGGCACCGCATGGTCTGGTCGGCCCTGCTGATCGTGGGCATCCTCGTCTGGCGGCGCCACTGGCAGTGGCTGCTGCCGGTGTGGCGCCAGCCGCGCCAGCTGGGCGTGTTTGCCCTGTCGGCCAGTCTGCTCGCCTGCAACTGGTTGACCTTCATCTGGGCAGTGAACAACGGGCATGTCATCGAAGCCAGCCTTGGTTACTTCATCAATCCCCTAGTCAACATCCTGCTGGGCCGGATGGTGCTGGGCGAGCGGCTCAACCGCATCCAGCTGGCGGCAATTTCCGTGTCGGTTGCCGGGGTGGCGTGGCTGACCTGGCAGGTCGGATCGTTGCCGTGGATTGCGCTGGTGCTGGCCGGCACCTTCGGGGTATACGGCCTGATGCGCAAGATGGCCCCGATGGCCTCGCTCGAAGGGCTGGCGCTGGAAACCTTCCTGCTGTTCCCGGTGGCGCTGGGTGGTCTGCTGTGGCTGGAGTGGCAAGGGCAGGGCGTATTCGGCCATGCGCCGCTGGCCATCGACTGGCTGCTGGTCGGCACCGGTGCGGTGACGACGATTCCGCTGCTGCTGTTTGCGGCTGCCGCCCGCCGGCTGACCCTGACCACGCTGGGATTTTTCCAGTATCTCGCGCCCAGCATCCAGTTTTTCATCGGGCTGACTGTGTTCCGGGAACCGTTTGACGCCCAGCGTCTGGTCGGATTCGGACTGATCTGGTGTGCCTTGCTGATCTATTCGATGCCGGCACTGGCACGCCTGGTGCGCCGGCCGGGACGGGCCTTGGCCTGA
- a CDS encoding metal ABC transporter ATP-binding protein, whose protein sequence is MTSVSLHNVTVSYRRRPAIHHVSAEFPAGQASAIFGPNGAGKSTILKTLMGFLQPETGEVELAGCRLTDIAYMPQAAQIDRSLPVTVLDTVLTGCWRETGVLGGVTRAGLARARQALADVGLFGFEARAISELSGGQFQRVLFARILMQDARLILLDEPFASVDAKTTFDLLAFVRRWEQEGRTVIAVLHDYEQVRAWFGRTLLLAREVIACGATEDVLTESNLARANRIATHWQAHPPVCDVPAGEAQA, encoded by the coding sequence ATGACGTCCGTCAGCCTGCATAACGTCACGGTGTCCTACCGCCGTCGTCCGGCCATCCACCATGTGTCGGCCGAATTTCCGGCGGGCCAGGCCTCGGCCATCTTTGGTCCCAACGGCGCCGGCAAATCCACCATCCTGAAAACCCTGATGGGATTCCTGCAACCGGAAACCGGCGAAGTGGAGCTGGCCGGCTGCCGGCTGACCGACATTGCCTACATGCCGCAGGCTGCCCAGATCGACCGCAGCCTGCCGGTAACAGTGCTGGATACGGTCCTGACCGGCTGCTGGCGTGAAACCGGCGTGCTGGGCGGAGTCACCCGCGCCGGGCTGGCGCGCGCCCGGCAGGCACTGGCCGACGTCGGCCTGTTCGGCTTCGAGGCCCGCGCCATCAGCGAGCTGTCGGGCGGGCAGTTCCAGCGGGTGCTGTTTGCCCGCATCCTGATGCAGGATGCCCGGCTGATCCTGCTCGACGAGCCGTTTGCCTCGGTCGATGCCAAAACCACTTTTGACCTGCTGGCGTTTGTCCGGCGCTGGGAACAGGAAGGCCGTACGGTGATCGCGGTGCTGCACGATTACGAGCAGGTGCGCGCTTGGTTTGGCCGCACGCTGCTGCTGGCGCGCGAAGTGATTGCCTGCGGTGCGACCGAGGACGTGCTGACCGAGAGCAACCTTGCCCGCGCCAACCGGATTGCCACGCACTGGCAGGCGCATCCGCCGGTGTGCGATGTGCCGGCAGGGGAGGCACAGGCATGA
- a CDS encoding YqaJ viral recombinase family protein yields the protein MRSRHGQARRLASTVGLDRQAWLAIRQRGIGSSDAAAAVGLSPYKSPLSLWLEKTGRQLPEDVSGKEAVVWGTVLEPVLAGQP from the coding sequence ATGCGTTCACGTCATGGGCAGGCCCGTCGTCTGGCTTCGACCGTGGGGCTGGACCGTCAGGCCTGGCTGGCGATCCGCCAGCGGGGCATCGGTTCGTCGGATGCGGCAGCGGCCGTCGGCCTGTCGCCGTACAAAAGCCCGCTGTCCCTGTGGCTGGAGAAGACCGGCCGGCAATTGCCGGAGGATGTGTCCGGCAAGGAGGCGGTGGTCTGGGGTACGGTGCTGGAACCGGTGCTGGCTGGCCAACCTTGA
- a CDS encoding metal ABC transporter substrate-binding protein, with product MKSKIIWSALLAWPVLAGAAPLPVVASFSILGDVVKEVGGDRVAVTTLVGPDQDAHVFQPRPQDVKALAGARLFVVNGLGFEGWMPRMSKAAGYKGATLVASNGIRPLEQDDDGHGHDDHAHGKADPHVWHNPQNVKVWVDNIASELGRLDPAGQTAYRQRATAYRQKLDELDRQAGARFAAMTPEQRKVVTGHDAFAYLGQRYRIRFLAPQGVSTEAQASARQVAMLIRQIRQEKVQAVFVENIADRRMIDQIARESGVRVGGKLYSDALTRSGPASSYLGMMRYNLGELANVMAPVAARP from the coding sequence ATGAAGTCGAAAATCATCTGGAGCGCATTGCTGGCATGGCCGGTACTGGCCGGGGCGGCGCCGTTGCCCGTGGTGGCCAGCTTCAGCATTCTGGGCGACGTGGTGAAAGAAGTGGGAGGCGACCGGGTCGCGGTCACCACGCTGGTCGGCCCGGACCAGGATGCGCATGTGTTCCAGCCGCGCCCGCAGGACGTGAAGGCACTGGCCGGCGCCCGGCTGTTCGTGGTGAACGGTCTGGGGTTTGAAGGCTGGATGCCGCGCATGAGCAAGGCGGCCGGCTACAAGGGCGCCACGCTGGTGGCCAGTAACGGCATCAGGCCGCTGGAGCAGGACGATGACGGACACGGCCACGACGACCACGCGCATGGCAAGGCCGATCCGCATGTGTGGCACAACCCGCAGAACGTCAAGGTCTGGGTTGACAACATCGCCTCCGAACTGGGCCGGCTGGACCCGGCCGGGCAGACTGCCTACCGGCAGCGGGCTACCGCTTACCGGCAGAAGCTGGACGAGCTGGACCGGCAGGCCGGCGCACGCTTTGCCGCCATGACACCGGAGCAGCGCAAGGTGGTCACCGGCCACGATGCCTTTGCCTATCTGGGACAGCGTTACCGCATCCGCTTCCTGGCGCCGCAGGGGGTCAGTACCGAAGCCCAGGCCTCGGCAAGGCAGGTGGCCATGCTGATCCGGCAGATCCGCCAGGAAAAGGTGCAGGCCGTGTTTGTCGAAAACATTGCCGACCGCCGGATGATCGACCAGATTGCCCGCGAGAGCGGTGTCCGGGTCGGGGGCAAACTCTATTCCGATGCGCTGACCCGCAGCGGTCCGGCCAGCAGTTATCTGGGCATGATGCGTTACAACCTGGGCGAGCTGGCCAACGTCATGGCACCGGTGGCGGCCCGCCCGTAA
- a CDS encoding sulfite exporter TauE/SafE family protein yields MDALLFLSAVLAGALNALAGGGTLITFPVLIWAGFPSIMANATSAVAQWPGYVAGCWAFRRELVILRGELPGFTLSAILGGLLGAGLLLWVPVALFDKLVPWLILVATLLFAGGGRLARLGGEIRSGRMRLGMHVLVSGYGGFFGGGLGILLLAYYRLLALSDFKRMTALKLWVSTLIASASVVSFAWGGLVDWRAGGVMIGGTVVGGLLGAKLARFMPPEWLRRGVILTGLVLTATFFHRTYA; encoded by the coding sequence TTGGATGCGCTGCTTTTCCTGTCCGCAGTCCTCGCCGGGGCGCTGAACGCCTTGGCCGGAGGAGGCACGCTGATCACTTTTCCCGTGCTGATCTGGGCCGGATTTCCGTCCATCATGGCCAATGCCACCAGCGCCGTGGCGCAGTGGCCGGGCTACGTGGCAGGGTGCTGGGCGTTCCGGCGCGAGCTGGTGATACTGCGGGGAGAATTGCCGGGATTTACCCTTAGCGCGATTCTGGGCGGGCTTCTGGGGGCCGGGTTGCTGCTGTGGGTGCCGGTAGCCCTGTTTGACAAACTGGTGCCGTGGCTGATCCTGGTGGCTACGCTGCTGTTTGCCGGCGGCGGACGGCTGGCGCGACTGGGTGGAGAGATCCGCTCGGGACGCATGCGGCTGGGTATGCATGTACTGGTGTCAGGCTATGGCGGGTTTTTCGGTGGCGGACTGGGAATTCTGCTGCTGGCCTATTACCGGCTGCTGGCATTGAGCGATTTCAAGCGCATGACTGCACTCAAGCTCTGGGTGTCCACCCTGATCGCCAGTGCTTCGGTGGTGTCGTTTGCCTGGGGTGGGCTGGTGGACTGGCGGGCGGGTGGCGTGATGATCGGCGGGACGGTGGTCGGCGGGTTGCTGGGAGCAAAACTGGCCCGTTTCATGCCACCTGAATGGCTGCGGCGGGGCGTGATCCTGACCGGACTGGTGCTGACCGCCACGTTTTTCCACCGTACCTATGCATGA